CCGTGTTGAGCTCGGGCGTTGTATTTTTCCGGGACGTGCGGACCGACACTCGGTGAATGAGGACGAAGGCGATCCCGAGGAGTGCCACCAGGCCGATCATCGTCAGTGCGGCGGCGACGAGACCGTCGTGGTAAATCCAGGGGTGTCCGGTTCCACCGGACGCGACCAGTTGTCCTGCGTTTCCGGGGAGTGTGGTGGTGACGATGGCGGCGAGAATGGCGGCATAGGCGGCGACGAAAACAGCTTCGGAGCCGATTCGCAACAGGTTGATGACTCCGGACGCGGCACCGGCACGTTCCGACGGCACGGCGGCAAGCGCCTCGGCGTCGACGAATCCCAACGGCAGTCCGAAGCCCAGGCCGAGCAAGACCATGGGGGCGATACCTACCGCGACGGGGAGATCCGGGCGCAGGAGAAGAACAACGCCCACGCCGCCGACAATGAGCATGGTGAAAGAGACCGCGATAACACTGGTGGGTGTGGCTCGCCCGGACTGCATGATTCGGTGGACCAGTGTCGGAGCGATGAGGACCGGAACCGTCATCGTCAGCATGAGGGCTCCGATGACTCCGGAACTGAGGTTATGGATCGCTCCCAGGGCGCTGGGGAGGTAGGTCAGGAATGTCACGAACCCGATGGCCCCGGCCACCGGCACGAGTGTCATCGCGAGGAAACTCGGGGCCTTCAACGCTGAGAAGTCCAGGAGCTGGCGCAGTGACGTCTCGCCGCGCCCGAGC
The genomic region above belongs to Corynebacterium glyciniphilum AJ 3170 and contains:
- a CDS encoding MFS transporter — its product is MPRPRLLLTVILFAQFVIPLSISGTAVALPGIAADLGSDPTPLQWVVNGFNVSFAICTIAWGAFSDRIGYTRSFRIGIVIAAVGGIISALAPTLSILDAGRVIAGIGSAAVLTGAAPLLTHLFEGPARAKAFALFGTINGLGLAAGPALSGMLLSVWGWRGIFAVQAIVLTVALLGSTRLPRLGRGETSLRQLLDFSALKAPSFLAMTLVPVAGAIGFVTFLTYLPSALGAIHNLSSGVIGALMLTMTVPVLIAPTLVHRIMQSGRATPTSVIAVSFTMLIVGGVGVVLLLRPDLPVAVGIAPMVLLGLGFGLPLGFVDAEALAAVPSERAGAASGVINLLRIGSEAVFVAAYAAILAAIVTTTLPGNAGQLVASGGTGHPWIYHDGLVAAALTMIGLVALLGIAFVLIHRVSVRTSRKNTTPELNTETSPVQQ